One Perognathus longimembris pacificus isolate PPM17 chromosome 13, ASM2315922v1, whole genome shotgun sequence genomic window, TTAGTGAAACATTATCTTAAAAATTCTATGTATATGTGGCAATTTTCACACAGAAAGGGATGACCATTTTAAATATTAGCCACTGTAGTGTGAATTTTGTCTTTTCCCAGTACATGGCTAGTTTTATCAGGCTGTGGACCGCAACATTAGTCGCCACAGCTGTCGCACAGGAACCAGTGGCTGTTCCACCCATGGTGATTCTTTGCAAAACCAGACACGCTCCTGAAGTGCCTTTCCACAGACAAATCAAAAGTGCTAAGGAATGTGGGCAACACTGCCATCAGAAAGTCTTATAAGGATGGACTTATTTGTCTAGCCACTCCCCTGAATCATGCTGAACAACACATCATTGTGGATTGGGACAAACTTTCACTTAAGTTGTCATCTAGTACTGAAACAGTGACAACATTCCAATAGAAGACCACTGATAGATATAAACCTGGGTATCATCCAGggcaagaaagaggaagggggggagggagggaggaaagatggagggaggacgggagagagagagagatgcctaCAGGCTCAGGGAAGTTAAGCAACCTGCTTAAAATTCTGGAAACATAGGAATACACGAAGGCTTATTGGATAGATAGGAATAAATAATGAACACATCAATACTCATAGACCATTGAATTCCAGTAAGCATAAAAGCCATAGGAAACCTTAcctgttggggatttagcttggccttaaggggggaagggcaactagggctcccttagagacgctgcccttcccccagccctgggactggggaaggtagtccctcccaccttccgacttcaaccagaagagaagcaaggcagcccctgcccctggggtcgagcacgtgtctgatggctggggaccccagaaccgaacccttggggggctgggtctccgcccaGAAAGAAAGTCCCccgacatcacttgagggacagcccttgggaccaatcaggggcccctctcctgtgcccgtcTTTGGGGTATAACTCCTGGCCCCTtgatttgaataaatcagaatgcccctgaggcttctccaggggcccacgcatctgTGTCTTCCTTGGAGGGTTTGgagcaccctgcgaccacacactACTGAGGGCTACATGTGGACATGACCTTGGATAGGGAATACCTCTTTGGAAAACTTAATGAGATGAAAAAATGGAGGAATATTTCAGTGCTCTACAACAGAAACTTGTAAGAGAGATGATAGTAGAAATTTAAAGAGTCAAAGAGAAATCCTTaatcttaaaaatatattatgagaTTAGAAACTTAATAGAAGGTATCAATCGAATCAAGACAGAGCTTAAAAAAGTATTTGGTGAGCTTGAAAACAGGTTATTTAAAATCTTcaattcaaaagagaaaaaaaaaacagaaaaggattaAATCATGAGAATATTGAGACAAGAATAATAGAGAAAATGCTCAAGTTACTGAGGTTCAAGAAGATGTTGAGAAAGCCAAAGAAGTATAACTCTGCatcaaacaaataataacagaaagcTTCTTAAACTTAGAGTAAGATAATagacatgtatatgcatatatatgtatgtgtgtatcagtATGTAGGAATCCCAAAAATTATCAGTTTACTCAATGAAGTTGACCCCAATGTACCTTGTAATCAAAATTTCAAAGTTGAAAATACCTAAAAGATTCTAGAAACAGCAAGTGAAGAAACACCCCACAAGAGTGTGTTCCAATGTGCTGCTTAGCAGACATCTCAACAGAAACTGTAGCGGCCACAGAGTACCAAGAGCTTCTCTCAGAACCAAAGGGAGATCctgacaactgaaaaaaaatccatcatttaGGGATGACaaagatatgaaaatatttatcagAAAATCAAAATACACATGCCCATTAGACATGCCACATAAGAAATCTGAAAGAAATAAGTGTAACTGAGCAAGAAGAAACATGACTTACACAGAACCAAAATTCCCAAATTCTGTAAATATGGTATATAAACCATTCATATCTTAGAAGATGCTAAGTTAAACATGAAGAAGATCATCtcaaaataaagtacctagggataaGTTTAAGCAACAAGGTGAAAAGCCTCTGCAATGATGCTGACCTAATGAAACACAACTCTAAGCCTAACGATTTGGGATATAGAGATTGTGGATCAGTGCCCGTCTGTGCAAAGAGCTAGTGACCATCCCCACCCCCTCATCTCCACAAATAAGCCACATGTAGTTATGGACACTtgcaatctcagctacatggAAGCATAGCTAGGTGGATCACAGTTAAAGGACAAATGGAAgatcctaccccccccccacaaaaaataattaaagctaaAAAGGAGCATGGTGTCAGTcatagcaagcatgaagccctgaatttaagccctgacAATGCCAAAACAATGCAAAAATACCTATCAGACATTGAAGAGAGATACTGAGGAAGACACTAGATGGTAGAAAATTCCCATAAAGCAACCTATACATTCAATGCAATTTGATTAATCAAAGTTTTGATGCTATTTTCCATAGAAGtagaaaaaataagacaaaataattGAAAGCACAAAAGATcacaaaaaggcaaaacaattCTGTACTGAAAGAACAATTTATAGTCCTGAAAAACACAAATATAGTGcaatggaataaataaaatagaatagcaagaaatAAGTCAACAGAGCTACAATCATCATATTCTTAACGAAGATACTAGCAATACGTATCCTTTTAGTAAATGGTGCTAGGTAAACTGGATATCCACTTGTACAAGACAAAAACTAAGATTCTGTCTCACCCTGCacaaaaactcaaaagaaaaggaaaagtaccaATCTCTCaccttgtaaaataaaaattgagcaaAGTTCTTAAGACCTGAAAGTGCTTacaagaaagcagaaaataggagaaaatatgaACATAAGCAATGACTTTCTGAATACAATTCATTTGACTCAAAAATTAAGAGTGCAAATtgaatcacataagatgatgctaagtgaaatgaactccatgttatggaaacgattgttatatcacagttgtaactacttccaacGTCTTATGTGTAGCTGtatcttctactattgatgatgatgttcttgtatcaccttcctgtggttgtatctacactatctctgtaatcttatctgagtatattggaaactgtctatactggtattagaactaggaaattgaaagggaataccaaaatcgagagacacggggtaaaaaaaaaaaaagacaaacaactgcaaaagcaatacttgcaaaactgtttggtgtaagtgaactgaacacctcatgggggggaaagggaaagggggaggagagagggggaataagggatgaggtaacaaacagtacaagaaatgtatccaatgcctaacatatgaaactgtaacctctctgtacatcagtttgataataaaatttggaagaaaaaaaaagagtgcaaatTGATAAATAGGGTAGTACCAAAGTAAAAAAGCTTCTGGACAACTtctgagtggatgggtggggtggggacagatGAGGGGAGCAGAATGACAAAGGGGTGACACCAATCAAggtgtattgtactcataaattgacatgttgaattgaaacgtCTTTgaacaattatttaaagatagtTATCTTGAAGTTAACTTGAAGTATTAATGAATCTCTATTATTTTGACAGTCGTAGGGTTTTAATCCAGGGCTTATCACTGTCCCTGACCTATTTTGCTCATGGCACTTTGAGCGACagatccacttcctgtttttgagtgattcattagagaaaagagtctcacggggagtttcctgtctgggctgacttcaaattgtgatttttggatctcagcctcctgagtagctaggattataaatgtgatcCACCAGGGACAGGCTGTTAATGTAAGAACAAAAAACCCAGCAAAATAGTGAAGCTGGAATTATGGTTCAAAATTAATGTTTGTTAATACTAATGAAGCTGGAATTATGGTTCAAAATTAATGTTTGttaatagtaaaaagaaaatagcaaacaaaacacaaataaatgctGGTAAAGCTATGGAGGAAAAATAAGGAACTTTTAAatattgttagtgggaatgtaaatcagTGCAACCACTATGGTTGTTGAAAATAGAAGTGCTATTTAATCCTTTTATACCACTGTAGGCACCAATGTAAAAGTATGTAAGTGTGTATAAAATAGAGATATCTGTGTTTAAATCAGCCTTGTTCACAATGGATAGGCTATAAAGATTGTCAACTCtttaatggataaagaaaatgtgtgtgtgtgtgtgtgtgtgtgtgtgcatgtgtgctgttcATCCATAATGAATGGTGAAATTGTCATTcacaggaaaatagatggaactggagaccACCATGTTAAGCCAAATGAGTCAGTCTCTTCGAATGCAAAtcctgcatgttttctcttatattagGATATAAATCTTCCTTTtttcagaaaaggagaaaaatcctCTGGACATAAAAATGGAGAGTATTTAATGGAGATCTAGAGGAATGGGGAGAGCCTAAAAGGAGAGTGTTATGAGTTGATGAATGTGATTACAACATTTTATATGCATGTCtggaaataaaataaggaaagccATCAAAAgagagttgttgtttttcaaaagaGAGTTTTAAAATGCAGGAgatagaataataaataaataaaaatgtgtctaAAGTAGATCATTGTTTGTATGGAAGTATCACTTAAAACCCTTTTCCATGTAGTATAGAAAATTATTTGAAGGCCACAGTACAAGCGAGGGGCcagttgctcacacttgtaaacttagctactcaggaagccgggATGGGAGGAGTGCAGAGTGAAGCCAGccaccaggaaagtctgtgagattcttatgtccaattaagcaccaaaaaagtcagaagtggggctgtggctcaaggggtagagcactagccttgagcaagaaaaagctcaaggatagtgtttgggccctgagatcaagtcccaggactgacacacacacacacacacacacacacacacacacacatgcacacacacacaaacacacacacacacacacaatggctcattcctgtgagCTTATGCCTACTCACACCTTGTTAGCAGGCTGAGACCCAGGGGTccggggtttgaagtcagcctaggcagaaaagtctgtaagactccaaggCCAAAATACTCAGCAAAATAGTgaagctggagatgtggttcaagtggtaaagcaccaactgaACCCGCAAATGAAAGCAAGCATGAAAagtggagttcaaatcccactgtcTGCACACAAAGTACATTGTTTCCAAGTATGTGAATACTAtttgtacaataaaaataacaataaaacagcaTTTAGGTCAGGTACAGGTATGCTGTAACCTCTAGGAAAGTTCAATCACATAGTATTTGACATATGAACATTGGTTATCAGAAGGTGTCCAAGGAAAACAATGGGAAAAGCTGATCCATTGATAAGTTACAGTAAGGTAGGTAAGTGCAAGAAGCTACTTCTTAGAACAGTACTCTGTCAACAATAGTGATGTGCATTCTTTTCAAAAATTAGAATGGATGATTTTTGAACCtttgcaccaaaaaaaaacaaaaatttgagaAGATAAACATGTTTAATATGATTTAAATGTAACCCACTATGTTATCATTGTGTCACTAATAGGTATGTTATACACTGTTTTAAACAGAACACAGTGTAATACTAGTGTATCACTAatatgtctatttttatttaccaattaaaatgaatttaaaacatttaagtaGCAACCAGTTTAATCCCTGTAGGCAGCTTAATTGATTCTTCTTTAGGACAGCAAGGTGAAAAATATTCAATATTCTCATGTGGGGGAGTCTCCAAAGACTTCATATGAAATTCTCTCCAGAAATCCATATATTAGCAGCCTCTGAAATCTCAACATCATATCCTTTTAGAAGAGATTCCCACATGCCATAATCCTTGGAAATCATTTATTCACTGGATGAGAATCATTGTAAGTACACTCAGGCCTTTGACCTGAGGCTTTGCAGTGAGCCTTCATCTATGGTCAGGGAcagcttcaaaaacaaaaaatcatggCTTTTAAATAATAAAGGCTTCAtgagttgttttacttttttataaaGAACACATAgcatgtttcatttatttacatttcagaAGCAGAACTCTAAAACATAGTTTATAATTGGGTAAGTGGCAAAACTATAATGAAAATGAAGGACATCAAAACAGAAGTAAGGCTCACGAATACCTCTGGGAAGAATGAAGCAGATTATTATTGGGGAGAAGTAAACCAGAAGCCTCAAAGTTAATGAAATTTCTAAAGTTAGACAATGGGCtcatattagtagtagtagtacaaTTATTCCCTGTGTACATGTTTGTATAATGcattttattattaaagtattcagaaaattaaattctCAAATGCATAGGGAAAAAATTACTTTAGCTATTttcaggacttttttttccctctagtgcatttttattattattaaaaaggtgatgtagagagggattaGAGTTCTGTTAGTCAGATAAacagtatatttctttaaaaaaaaacaaaactaaatttaggctgggaatatggcctagtggcaagagtgcttgcctacacatgaagctcttggttcgattctccagtgccacatatatggaaaacggccagagggggcgctgtggctcaggtggcagagtgctagccttgagcgggaagaagccagggacggtgctcaggccctgagtccaaggcccaggactggccaaaaaaaaacacaaaaaaaactaaatttagtTATATTTCTGCTAAGTAGGTCAATTGCAGTATTAAAACAGAACATTTTACTTTTTAGAGGTGAGTCTGTTCCTGGAGTCAGAATACAtccattccttcttttttaaataattaatttactttatcgTTATTATAGAGGTGGTATACCGAAGGATTACCattacatgagtcaagtaatgactacatttccttccatacagtgtcttctgttcccttgctctctctcagtcCCTCTCTCCTGTACACACTCACAAGCTGTATGGGAtgcagggtgaacaaatgcagcagtggtaatcACAAGATACTACGCCGATTGTGAGTTATTATCTAAGCCTCTATGATTCATTGCTTATAGATGCAATCTTCAAATTACCTGAGATAGGTAATCTTGTCATATATATCTTAAAAGTTCAGACAATCATCAACTTACTTCAAATACTGAGTTATCTTATtcataaagtaataataattctgtctactttatatatatatgtatatgtcatataCATACTCACAACACACAGGTGATCTGCATATAAATCCAATATCATTGTTTATAAAGGACTATATATACTAAccatgaaaatgtgtgtgtgcatgtgtgtgtgtgtgtgtgtgtgtgtgtattaagatTGGAAAGCAAAATGTCTTTATAGGAATGGCTCATGAATTGAAGTTACAAAAGCCTAAGAGAAAGATTGTGGGAAGTGGGTTAGGTTTACATAGATATCCTTCCAAATTTTTCAGTTAAAATAGAAGAATTTACGTAGGATTGCTTCGTGAGAACAGgttcaaataaaatttattgcCAAGTGGGAATTTCCATCTAAATAAATTTGTAAACTAAAGACACTCCATCAAGTTCAACCAACGTTCAAAGCTTTATTTCTGTGATATGACCATGCCTGATAAGTAATGAGAAAGAATCAGATCTAAAGGCAGGAGACTTGCTCATTCCAAACTAAAATATAGATGGcaaggaagaaaaattttaaagaacagcCTCATGGGATTTCAGGAGTGTGATGTATATGTTTGGTGAAAGGTTAGACAGAGAAATAGATTGCACAGATGATTTTGGTGGCTATTTACACTAAACCTGTAGCCAGATCCCTGAATATCAGAACTTACGTCAATCAAACCAACACATTTTCTCACCTGAGCAATAATGTTCCAGCTAGCTCTCAGAAGGCTGTGCTTGACAGCAAGAATTGTATCATCTTTTATGTAAGatcttatttaacagaataataCTTGAAAGCAAACTACATTAATATATATCCAGGTCACAGGTAGAAATATAATGTTCAGCATAGTTAGGTAAAGACTGATTCCTAGGGTGGATGTGGCAAGAGCATAAGAGCTATGCCTGCTCTACCTGATGGTATGAATTTATTCACAATTGTTACAGGTGGTACAGGTGGTACAGGTGGACCATGCTCCCAGCCCATTATCTACCATACCTCCTACACATTAAGATATACTATGATGTATCAAAATCTTccacctagggctgggaatatggcctagtggcaagagtgcttgcctcaaaatcTTCCAGCTAATCAAAAGGCCATGGTTTTGACCATTtcaatataaatgtgtgtgtagtCATGATAAACAGGTGGTAGTAAGGGACACTTGTAACACAGTTCAGAGCTTGTTAATTCACTTGGAACAGTTTTGTCGTTGAAAGAGGAATGACTTCTCACCTTTCTACATTTCTCCTTGTTTTACCTCTAAGAATACATGTTGAGCAACAGGACATCACCCCAACATCAATCATTTCTTTGATTCACTGTAAAATTCCAAATATCAAGTTTGAATCAAAGGATTAATTACAGATTCTGTTACATTCAACTTAGTTTAAATACAATTTAAACCCTGAGATTTAGGAACAATTCAACATGGGTGAAAGAGTGGTGTGTATTTGGAGCCCAACACTGACATctaataaatatgcaaatatgaaTCAATTATTCATCCTTTACTGTTTACACTTTTCCTGGTGGTAACAGCCAACAAACTTACCATATTGAGTAGAGTAGCAATTTCACTATGAAACCATAGCTGTTTTTTTAAGGGTGAGCAACAGGAAATATCACATGGAGAAGTGAACTAGTAGATAGACTTTTCTAGGCACGTCATTGTCATCCAGTTACAATTGTCCATATCTCAGTTAATAGATGTATAACAATTGTGGGTTGTGTACATGATCCTTTAAACGGCGAGGGCTCAATACATAATGGATGCGCTGGACTGGATTCCGAAGCAAGCTATTCTGATTCCATGAAACCTTGAAATGCAAATTATTACTTCAGTGAAAGAATACATCTCATATTTTACAATGTCCATTTGATCTTCTCATCGTtctattccttttgttttatggCTACAGAGCATCTGGAGATTGTTGGATCATACTGATGGAGAACAGGACAGATGTGACCCAGTTCATCCTGCTAGGACTGACCAATGACCCAGACCTGCAGGTCCCCCTCTTTATCACCTTCCTCATCATCTACTTCATCACACTTCTTGGGAACCTGGGAATGGTCTTCCTGATTGTcttggactctcatctccacaccCCCATGTATGTCTTCCTTGGTCATCTCTCTCTGGTGGACTTCTGTTACTCTTCAGCTGTCACTCCTAAGGTCATGGCTGGACTCCTCATGGGAGACAAGGTCATCTCTTACAATGCTTGTGCTGCTCAGGTGTTCTTCTTCTCAGGCTTTGCTACTGTGGAAAATTACCTGTTGGCCTCAATGGCCTACGATCGCTATGCGGCAGTGTGTAAGCCCCTCCATTATACCACCACTATGACAATGAATGTGTGTACTTGGATGATCATAAGCTCCTATGTCATTAGTTTCCTGAATGCCTCCATCCACACTGGGGACACGTTCAGTCTCTCTTTCTGTAAGTCCAACGTGGTCCGTCACTTTTTCTGTGAAATTCCCTCCATCATGGTTCTCTCTTGCTCTGACAGACGTATGAGTGAGCTCATTCTTGTCTCTGTCGTGACCTTCAATATATTTCTTGCTCTCCTTGTTATCTGTATATCCTAcatgttcatttttattaccATTCTAAAGATGGGTTCAGCCATGGGACACCGGAAGGCCGTGTCTACCTGCGCCTCTCACCTCACCGCGGTCTCCATTTTCTACGGCACTGTTATCTTCATGTACTTGCAGCCCAGCACGGCCCACTCAGACACCGACAAAGTCGCATCCGTGTTTTACACGACGGTCATCCCCATGCTCAACCCTATGGTCTACAGCCTGAGGAATAAGGAGGTTAAATGTGCATTTTTTAATCTCAAGAGTGCATTCATTTTGTGGATGCAAAGGAAATCTTTAGGGttatgattttaattttctaCCATCTTAATTACTTCACATATAACTCTAGGATATTTTCCACATATGGAATTATATTTGATATTTGCACTGAAGTTAAAGGGCTTCTTTTTGTAGAAATGTCTTAGGAgctatattttgattttttttttttggttctgaaGAATTTGACCTAtccttaaataaaaattattcttcaATTCCAAGCAGACTTACTATAAACAGTTGCTAAATTTTACATCATTTTATAATAGGCTCTGCTTAGTAAAACTCATTTGCAaagcaaaaaggcaaaaaaaaaaaggaagaaaagtgaaaagcAAAAAACTAAATGCTGTTAAGCAgcaattacaataaaaaataaggataCGCAGAAATGTCACTTAAATTCCCTTTCTGGAGAGACATTGCAGAGTTTGGGGGATGAGAGAGTGTCTCTTGGGTGCTTTGGGTCCAAAAGGGAGTAGTGCCTGCAGACTTTTCAAGTTGTTTTTGCAACCAACTTTACCTCAAAGTGCAGAGTGCATAAGAGTTAATTTAAATGTCGGTTACAAATTCCAGAAAATGTGGAGATATCAACCAGAAAGACAACATGACCTAGAGAGCTGGGCAAGGGTTTGGGAATGTAGACTTTGTTGTTGACTCTGTCAGACTTTTCTTTTAGGCATCTACTAGTTAGTatccattagttgtacaagggggtggGGATTGTTGTGACATctccatatatgcatattatatatctCCTCAACATCATCCCCTCTAATACTGCCTTCATCTCTTCCTAAGACAATTTAATGAAGttcattgctctattttcatatgtgcatatagCATGTTTCAATTATATTCACCTTCATTTATCCTTTCCATCCCTCTTCCCTACCCTGacagccaccccccacccccgcaacatAGCCTACTTTACTttgctgtcattcatttttttaagtgtatgCCAACTGTACTAAAgaatttcaccatggtattttgcACCTGCATCTGTTGTGTTTTACTTAGAAGATAcccttctcttgttctctcttacCTCATCCTTCTCCATTCAATTTTCCTTTCACCAAATGTGTTAGAGCTGATGATGCTGGTcattcatttgttgtttgttcCTTGAGTTATAGTCTGTGTTGCCACccctctctgccctcctccccccaacaGACTTCTACTCTTTCCCACTAATTTCCCTGACATTTCTTTGGAGCACCAACCATGCTTATGAGATTGAGCCTCTCACTCCATTCaggtctttccttctctttgacCTTTTCACAGAGTCCTTATTGATATTTTTTCATCTTCATGAGATTGTtattttttatagattttatCAACCTTTACCTACAATGtgtttgcttccttttttctttttttgtttacctGTTTCTACCCAAACTAGAATGTAAATTTCCACAAGAGCAGTGGCATGACATGTTTTTATTCACAACCTCAAGATCAGTTCCTGAATATTTTACCATAGACTCTCCacaaatatttgataaataaatgaataaaataagtaCATGTTAATTGTTGAAAAACAATCACTCTGATGGGCATGCATGCATAATAAAATCAACTTCACATTCAGCATTCAATCCAACATAGGAGGTAGACTGGATTTGctaaagcatttttttccttaCATTGTCACTCACATTTCTCTCTCACTTTGGGACAAAATAATTTCCTAAATACTCCATCACCATGGAACATTTCACACTACCCCATACTTTTAAAGGGAAGTAATGTCTCATCAAGTGGCTAGTAGCATGTGTATTATTTCCTGCTTCATAATGAAACAATGAATATGAAACCATTGAGAGGATTCATGTCTGATTATATTTCAGAAATTACAATATACACattaattataaaattaactGAAATGTAGAGTTTCCTGTACAATATAAACATGATATTATTtgtcagaagaaacacaagatacCCTTAAGATATGCTGCAAATCAGACATGAAAACTACCTAGTTTATCTCATGGTGGAGGTTTTGGTTTTCCCTCCTACTGGGAAAGCAGGGTCAGAAGTGCAGACTGTTTCTCAATTTATTCTGTTACATTTCTGTGTCTCTGCACCTGTCAGTTTTCATTGTTCCTACTGCTCTTCTGCTCTATCTTCCAAAGACAGTCTCTGTACTAGTATCCTGAATTCTCATCTCCCTAGTCTGATAGATAAAACCATGTCTCAAGTTGTTTGTTTCTTACAATAGGCTACTTTTTTATAAGCTTCTCTTCCACTGTATGCAACTTGATTAAAATTTGTTTGGAGTTATTTATCTGTATTTATCCTTCTTGAGTTTGTTAAACTTATTGAAAGGGTTACTTTCACCAAATTCACATTTGGGGACATGCTCATTCAAAAGTTATCCTTGTTCTTATCAGTATTCCGTCACTCCTTCAGATATTCCAGTTACACCTATGTTGTTACACATAGTGACATGCAATACATCTCATGTGCTCTGTTTAAAACAaaggttccttttttcttttaagctctTCATTCAAAATTACTGCAACTGATTTACCTTCAAATTCATGGATTGTTTCTTTTCCCTACTTGTCAGTTGTTAAAAGCGCCTCATGAATGTCTGATTGCACACAGCTCTCCTATGtggctcattttttttcatttttacctccTGGAAGCATTCATTTCCTTGGTTCTTTTGGTTATATTTCTAACAGTTCCTGACTCTCTTTGGTTGTATTTACTTCCATAGACTTTGAAGAGGGATGAAAACTTAGGATGAGCCAATGGGCCTATCTTCGGGGATGGAGGTAGATGGGATCCCTGCCTGGCTCCTTCACATGCGACTGAAGCCTGATGATTCAAGGAGGGAAGACACAAGCCACTTCAGATTTGCTGCAGCTCAGACTTCGGTATTGCCCTGATCCTTTGCACTTTTCTAAGGCTCCAAAATGCAGCCTAGGCCCCCAAAAATCAGTAATTCTATTTCACGTACCTAAAACCagtggggaatgaaggaaggagactGCGTCTATGCTTCCCCTAGATAATTGGCCCTTGGTTTCCCCCTGATTGTTTCCCTAGATGTAACACTTATGTTAGGATTAATTCCTCACACATGATGTGGTTGGCCTTgtaagctttgtgctagctacATATGGGGCTGCTTTGAAATATGAGTCTACCAGATGTGCTCCACCTCTCCAATGAAGACTCACAATTTGGCCTCttaagtggtggcttctctgCTTCTCATGACTGAGTTTCCTGACAACAGTTCAACCAACATAGCAATTCATGTCACTTATTATGAGGAACTATTATATGTCCTTTGTAGAAATGGGACATAAGCATGACAGTAAGCAAACAGATTAATCCAATGACACTAAATCTTGTATTGTCTTCCACTAAACTGTAtgaataattaatattaatatttgacCTAAGTAGACAAATGGTATATTCAGGGCCATAATCATGTTGAAAATTCTATGAGAATAACAAGACAGCAATTTTTGTTTCAAATGAAAGACTAAAATCCTTCCTTATATGTGAACTGAAAGCCCAGCTACAGGACAAATGTTTAACCACATGTCCTTTGGGA contains:
- the LOC125362596 gene encoding olfactory receptor 5B3-like → MENRTDVTQFILLGLTNDPDLQVPLFITFLIIYFITLLGNLGMVFLIVLDSHLHTPMYVFLGHLSLVDFCYSSAVTPKVMAGLLMGDKVISYNACAAQVFFFSGFATVENYLLASMAYDRYAAVCKPLHYTTTMTMNVCTWMIISSYVISFLNASIHTGDTFSLSFCKSNVVRHFFCEIPSIMVLSCSDRRMSELILVSVVTFNIFLALLVICISYMFIFITILKMGSAMGHRKAVSTCASHLTAVSIFYGTVIFMYLQPSTAHSDTDKVASVFYTTVIPMLNPMVYSLRNKEVKCAFFNLKSAFILWMQRKSLGL